Proteins encoded together in one Nitrospiria bacterium window:
- a CDS encoding SUMF1/EgtB/PvdO family nonheme iron enzyme produces the protein MIPAGKFIMGSDKTDETQEGVEFGSAKPWFLDEHPKRTVFQPAFKMDIYEVTNKEYRGFIDKTATPPPPTWPEGNFPPEQEQWPVTGITWFEAEQFCRWAKKRLPTEAEWEKAARGTDGREFPWGNQFDEKKGNIGGTSLKPVGSYPEGVSPYGIYDMAGNVSEWVSNWYKPYPGATYSSKAYGEKFKVVRNSSWGGSAGHYTVSHFYRTSYRFFQLPIRRFRDIGFRCAM, from the coding sequence ATGATTCCAGCAGGGAAATTTATCATGGGAAGCGATAAAACGGATGAGACCCAGGAAGGAGTGGAATTCGGGTCCGCCAAACCTTGGTTTTTAGATGAACATCCCAAACGAACCGTTTTCCAACCTGCTTTCAAAATGGATATTTACGAAGTCACCAACAAAGAGTACCGGGGTTTCATTGATAAAACGGCCACTCCTCCACCCCCCACTTGGCCCGAAGGGAATTTCCCCCCGGAACAGGAACAGTGGCCGGTGACAGGAATCACATGGTTTGAAGCCGAACAATTCTGCAGATGGGCAAAAAAAAGGCTTCCCACCGAAGCGGAATGGGAAAAAGCCGCCCGTGGTACCGATGGCCGAGAGTTTCCTTGGGGGAACCAATTCGATGAGAAAAAAGGTAACATCGGGGGTACCAGTTTAAAGCCGGTGGGAAGCTACCCCGAAGGGGTTAGCCCATACGGTATTTATGACATGGCCGGTAACGTATCGGAATGGGTAAGCAATTGGTACAAACCCTACCCCGGGGCCACCTATTCCTCTAAAGCTTATGGAGAAAAGTTTAAAGTGGTTCGAAACAGCAGTTGGGGAGGCTCAGCAGGACATTATACAGTCTCTCACTTTTATAGAACCTCCTACCGATTCTTTCAATTACCCATCCGGCGTTTTCGTGATATAGGGTTTCGATGCGCCATGTAA
- a CDS encoding CBS domain-containing protein, giving the protein MDVLNRLVNREIVTVEYNASLQQAAQIMRDKRIGSLLVVKDGEYVGIFSETDVTRRAAAEGLDPKKVTIESIMTTPIISLEIKTEPEKANDLMKDKGIRHLPLTENGKIIGIISVRDLLRFFKVYYNGIGSLKEK; this is encoded by the coding sequence ATGGACGTTCTAAACAGACTGGTCAATCGTGAAATTGTCACTGTGGAGTACAATGCCTCCCTTCAACAGGCCGCCCAGATTATGAGGGATAAACGAATCGGGTCCTTATTGGTGGTCAAGGATGGGGAATATGTGGGAATCTTCAGTGAAACGGATGTTACCCGTCGAGCGGCAGCGGAAGGTCTAGACCCCAAAAAGGTGACCATCGAATCAATTATGACCACACCGATTATTAGTCTGGAGATTAAAACAGAACCTGAAAAAGCGAATGATTTAATGAAAGATAAAGGAATACGCCATCTTCCCTTAACCGAAAACGGGAAAATTATAGGAATAATTTCGGTCCGAGACCTTCTCCGCTTTTTCAAGGTCTATTATAATGGCATCGGTAGCCTGAAAGAAAAATAA
- a CDS encoding cupredoxin domain-containing protein codes for MFGNTIQKAFIGAFLISLSFFPLNAHADEDFKLISVLVGEGGNIWLPSTIIVEKGKEVKLSLNNLVNKEHGFTIEGLDVKEVIKAGGSKEISLKPAKAGVYRYFCHLHKGHVGGQLLVQ; via the coding sequence ATGTTTGGAAACACAATCCAGAAAGCGTTTATTGGGGCATTCCTGATATCCCTTTCCTTTTTTCCCCTTAATGCTCACGCCGATGAAGATTTTAAATTGATTTCGGTTTTGGTGGGTGAAGGGGGAAATATTTGGCTGCCTTCAACGATCATTGTTGAAAAAGGCAAAGAAGTCAAACTAAGCCTGAATAACCTGGTGAACAAGGAGCATGGGTTTACCATCGAAGGCCTTGATGTGAAAGAGGTCATTAAGGCAGGCGGATCTAAGGAAATTTCCCTCAAACCTGCTAAAGCAGGGGTTTATCGGTACTTTTGCCATCTCCACAAGGGACATGTTGGGGGCCAATTGCTGGTACAGTAA
- a CDS encoding two-component regulator propeller domain-containing protein, which produces MKKQKILLLILGTIGVLSLIFSSFASQTANSSPQPSWKSFKTNSRVLSLAKEGNYLWVGMQHGLIRYDTRTEKNHILYTADKTQSGLLSNGVYTIEIGPDGSKWIGTYGGGLMHFQNNKWKTYTPFGYGSTLVYGNQWTKYNPGQGLGDLWVYDVAFDRKGQMWVATWKGASRFNGDSFQTYSESEGLIDKWVYAMGVDLDNSLWFGTEGGVTHFDGTKWKSYTHADGLGAELKESIKDPKYSTNPLHHSDTSKLLGITNPNYVVSIVIDQKGTKWFGTWGTGLSRFDGKNWKTITTADGLPGNFVLALKTDKQGKIWAGTDQGVGVFNGKIWKQYTQKDGLLDNFVYSILLEDNGTKWFGTRRGLTQFVGE; this is translated from the coding sequence ATGAAAAAACAAAAAATTCTCCTTTTAATTCTAGGAACCATTGGAGTTTTGTCTCTCATTTTTTCCTCGTTTGCTTCCCAAACCGCCAATTCCTCTCCTCAACCCTCCTGGAAAAGCTTTAAGACCAATTCCCGGGTTTTAAGCCTGGCCAAAGAAGGAAACTACCTTTGGGTTGGAATGCAGCACGGGTTAATTCGGTACGACACCCGAACGGAGAAAAACCATATTTTATACACTGCAGACAAAACACAAAGCGGTTTACTCAGCAATGGAGTGTACACCATTGAAATTGGGCCGGACGGTTCAAAATGGATTGGAACCTACGGAGGCGGTCTCATGCACTTCCAGAATAATAAATGGAAAACCTACACCCCTTTTGGCTATGGTTCAACCCTTGTATATGGAAACCAGTGGACCAAGTATAACCCTGGGCAGGGTTTGGGAGATCTGTGGGTGTATGATGTTGCCTTTGATCGAAAAGGTCAGATGTGGGTTGCCACGTGGAAAGGAGCCAGCCGTTTTAATGGGGATTCTTTCCAAACCTACTCGGAATCGGAGGGACTCATTGACAAATGGGTCTATGCCATGGGAGTGGATCTCGACAATTCACTTTGGTTTGGAACCGAAGGGGGAGTGACCCATTTTGATGGAACAAAATGGAAAAGCTATACCCATGCTGACGGTTTAGGGGCCGAACTGAAAGAAAGTATTAAAGACCCTAAATATTCCACAAACCCCCTCCACCATTCGGACACCTCAAAGCTCCTTGGAATTACAAACCCCAACTATGTTGTTTCCATTGTCATCGACCAAAAAGGCACCAAATGGTTTGGAACCTGGGGAACAGGTCTTTCCCGTTTTGATGGAAAAAACTGGAAAACAATTACCACTGCAGATGGCCTTCCCGGTAATTTTGTCCTTGCCCTTAAAACGGACAAACAGGGGAAAATTTGGGCGGGAACAGATCAAGGAGTCGGCGTTTTTAACGGAAAAATTTGGAAACAATACACACAAAAGGACGGCCTCCTTGATAACTTTGTGTATAGTATTCTGCTTGAAGACAATGGCACCAAATGGTTTGGAACACGACGAGGGCTAACTCAGTTCGTAGGGGAATAA
- a CDS encoding DUF5069 domain-containing protein, translated as MTTKILDLSKEFPRSPKEKLGGFFHLARMVDKARSKGAGSLCEYIYPCPLDQSLLDFLNIHEEKFYEAVQNQDDQEILQWVQQNSTRHPIESVDQWNDSFLNRKPNNPESMEHFIEIRNKVAPDRTDISTWVDLIDIEEGRPVPPAPIKN; from the coding sequence ATGACTACAAAAATTTTAGACCTGTCAAAAGAATTTCCAAGGAGCCCCAAAGAGAAACTGGGAGGTTTTTTCCACCTTGCCAGAATGGTTGATAAAGCCCGGTCTAAAGGTGCTGGTTCTCTGTGTGAATACATTTACCCCTGCCCACTGGACCAATCTTTATTAGATTTTTTAAATATTCATGAAGAAAAATTCTACGAAGCGGTTCAAAACCAAGACGATCAGGAAATCCTTCAATGGGTTCAACAAAACTCAACTCGACACCCCATCGAAAGCGTAGATCAATGGAATGACTCTTTTTTAAATCGTAAGCCAAATAACCCGGAAAGTATGGAGCATTTTATTGAAATCCGAAATAAGGTGGCTCCAGATCGAACCGATATTTCCACATGGGTGGATCTCATTGATATTGAAGAGGGTCGCCCAGTACCCCCAGCGCCCATTAAAAACTAA
- a CDS encoding GDSL-type esterase/lipase family protein has product MRIVTFGNSLTVGFQSPTPENPMGEPTPYGLFLHELMGEKSEILVMGVSGELTSEMVQRLDRQVIQQKPDYVVILGGSNDLGWGLQPEEIMENLILMYERVKEKGIQPISLTVPSIRGFDAMIPPRKVLNSLMMEYSQSNHQPCVDLFMGTAEPETFRLAEKYSNDGLHFTTQGYRRIAELLYQQFFKNIQDKE; this is encoded by the coding sequence TTGCGAATTGTAACCTTTGGAAATAGCTTAACCGTTGGGTTTCAATCCCCAACACCCGAAAACCCTATGGGAGAACCCACCCCGTATGGTCTTTTTCTTCATGAATTGATGGGGGAAAAGAGTGAAATTCTAGTAATGGGGGTCAGCGGGGAATTGACCTCTGAAATGGTCCAACGGCTTGATCGGCAAGTGATTCAACAGAAACCGGATTATGTGGTGATTTTGGGAGGATCTAACGATTTGGGTTGGGGTCTTCAACCGGAAGAGATTATGGAGAACCTAATCCTTATGTATGAGCGTGTTAAAGAAAAGGGCATACAACCCATTTCCCTTACGGTTCCTTCAATTCGTGGTTTTGATGCCATGATCCCCCCGAGGAAAGTCCTTAACAGCCTCATGATGGAATATAGCCAGTCCAACCATCAACCCTGCGTGGACCTTTTTATGGGGACGGCGGAACCTGAAACCTTTCGTTTGGCCGAAAAATATTCCAATGATGGGCTTCATTTTACCACTCAGGGTTATCGGCGAATTGCGGAGTTGCTTTATCAACAATTTTTTAAAAATATCCAAGATAAGGAATAG
- a CDS encoding sigma-54 dependent transcriptional regulator yields the protein MLAFPLLYILGDDPKSVPISFNSKKNSKVKKMAAIYPKTFFKVKPFPDVSPSQEVFGQRDFGFLLSQSPKMEKILRVITKAALSDVTVLVSGESGSGKELVAQTVHARSLRREGPLVKVFCAALPDGLLETELFGYEQGAFTGAERKKLGKFDFAHQGTIFLDEIGEIPFSLQGKLLQVLQGGIFSRIGGNADVKVDVRVVATTNKVMRKAIEVGTFREDLFYRLNEVEIYLPPLRKRKEEIPFWVNFFIVKFNQRFNKHFSSISPDLMQRFMMYDWPGNLREIENFIQELVLLGNEKVLTERLKPKPGEETNSESPPKSLKFQGEKKRVPPRLESPWLNDLYPTLKEVGRRAARKAERELIWVMLNETHGNRKEAARRLEINYTTLCRKISLYSLGGRESRSSWV from the coding sequence ATGTTGGCATTCCCTTTGCTCTATATATTAGGTGATGATCCTAAATCCGTTCCTATTTCATTTAATTCCAAAAAAAATTCAAAAGTTAAAAAAATGGCTGCCATTTATCCTAAAACTTTTTTTAAGGTAAAACCCTTTCCGGATGTTTCGCCCTCTCAAGAAGTCTTTGGCCAAAGGGATTTTGGGTTTCTTCTTTCCCAGAGTCCCAAAATGGAAAAGATTCTCCGAGTCATTACAAAAGCGGCGCTTTCAGATGTAACGGTTCTGGTTTCTGGGGAAAGTGGTTCGGGGAAGGAGCTGGTGGCACAAACGGTTCATGCACGGTCCCTAAGGCGGGAAGGGCCGTTAGTTAAAGTATTTTGTGCCGCTTTACCCGACGGTCTATTGGAAACAGAGCTTTTTGGTTATGAACAGGGGGCTTTTACAGGGGCGGAGCGGAAAAAATTAGGAAAGTTTGATTTTGCACACCAAGGAACCATTTTTCTGGATGAAATCGGAGAGATTCCTTTTTCTCTTCAAGGAAAATTATTGCAGGTTTTACAAGGAGGCATTTTCTCCAGAATCGGTGGAAATGCCGATGTGAAAGTAGACGTGCGGGTGGTTGCAACCACCAATAAAGTTATGCGAAAGGCCATTGAAGTGGGGACCTTTCGGGAAGACCTATTCTATCGGTTAAATGAAGTTGAAATTTACCTTCCGCCCTTGCGTAAGAGAAAGGAAGAGATTCCATTTTGGGTTAATTTTTTTATTGTAAAATTTAATCAGCGTTTCAATAAACATTTCTCATCGATCTCCCCAGATTTGATGCAGCGATTTATGATGTATGATTGGCCTGGTAATTTAAGAGAAATTGAGAATTTCATTCAAGAACTGGTTCTTCTGGGGAATGAGAAAGTTCTAACGGAAAGACTAAAACCGAAACCTGGGGAAGAAACAAATTCAGAGAGTCCTCCCAAGTCGCTAAAGTTTCAGGGGGAGAAGAAAAGAGTTCCTCCGCGGTTAGAGAGCCCGTGGTTAAACGATCTTTATCCGACTCTAAAAGAGGTTGGCCGGAGGGCGGCCCGAAAGGCGGAACGGGAACTCATATGGGTCATGCTGAATGAAACCCACGGAAATCGAAAAGAGGCCGCCCGGCGGTTGGAGATTAACTATACAACTCTTTGCCGGAAAATATCACTATATAGTTTAGGGGGTCGAGAAAGTAGATCTTCCTGGGTTTAG
- the mazG gene encoding nucleoside triphosphate pyrophosphohydrolase, whose translation MSENYQRVVKIMETLRSEKGCPWDREQTRDSLKPFLLEETYEVLEAIETGEPSEIKEELGDLLLQVIFHAEIAKERKEFDIEDILLQLQEKLIRRHPHVFGDAMSKNSQEVLQKWEEIKRGEEKNKKRKSALDGVPKELPALMRAHQLQGRAARVGFDWKEQEPVWEKVCEELKELETAKSEGQKKRIEAELGDLFFALVNWARFMRIDPEEALRKTNQRFYDRFHFIEKEAKKEGKSLSSMTLSEMDSLWQEAKKAEKDIF comes from the coding sequence ATGTCAGAAAATTACCAACGTGTGGTTAAAATTATGGAAACCCTCCGAAGCGAAAAAGGCTGTCCATGGGACCGGGAGCAAACCCGGGACTCCCTCAAACCTTTTCTTCTGGAAGAGACTTATGAGGTGTTGGAGGCGATTGAAACCGGAGAGCCCAGTGAAATTAAGGAGGAGTTGGGTGATCTGCTTCTTCAAGTAATTTTTCACGCTGAAATTGCAAAAGAGCGAAAAGAATTTGATATTGAAGATATCCTTTTACAATTGCAAGAGAAGTTAATTCGACGGCATCCTCATGTTTTTGGGGATGCCATGTCAAAAAACTCCCAAGAGGTCTTGCAGAAATGGGAAGAAATTAAGCGTGGGGAGGAGAAGAATAAAAAGAGAAAATCCGCTTTGGATGGGGTTCCAAAAGAATTGCCCGCTCTAATGCGGGCCCATCAGCTGCAGGGAAGAGCCGCAAGAGTGGGCTTTGATTGGAAAGAGCAGGAACCGGTTTGGGAAAAAGTCTGTGAAGAGTTGAAAGAGCTTGAGACGGCCAAAAGCGAAGGTCAAAAAAAGAGAATTGAGGCCGAGCTAGGGGATCTGTTTTTTGCCTTGGTGAATTGGGCGCGGTTTATGAGAATCGACCCTGAAGAGGCGTTACGAAAAACCAACCAACGGTTTTATGACCGCTTTCATTTCATTGAAAAGGAAGCGAAGAAGGAGGGGAAATCACTTTCTTCCATGACCCTTTCCGAAATGGACTCTCTTTGGCAAGAGGCCAAAAAGGCCGAAAAGGATATTTTTTAG
- a CDS encoding sigma-54 dependent transcriptional regulator: protein MIQAKLLIIEDDQKMRRLLELILRQEGYEIITSSGGAEGIKKLQDNPCDLILTDLQMEKMDGMQVLDHVKKNHPGIPVLIITGYGTVKTAVEAMQRGALDYITKPIDNEELKLIIRRALEVQNITLENKTLSQGIKRKFSFESIIGNSPPLFLVKKLAEEVSNTGMTVLITGESGTGKELLAQAIHYRSDRSRFSMVPINCAAIPETLLESELFGYEKGAFTDAKISKPGRILLGNKGTIFLDEISEISPRTQVKLLRVLQEREIEPLGSTQPVKVDVRIIAATNKDLMELIKQEKFREDLYYRLNVFPLHLPPLRERKGDVRILAEHFLEKFNIEMGKRFKHFSEEALRILDDYPWPGNIRELQNTVERVLLTCKGEVVEPEDLPDNLGQILSNLIQPPSLLSLGLSIEDIEKRVIEEALEKTQGNVSDASRLLGVTRNTLRYRIQKYGLQG from the coding sequence ATGATTCAAGCCAAGTTGCTCATTATTGAAGATGATCAAAAAATGCGGCGGCTCCTGGAACTTATTCTACGTCAAGAGGGATATGAAATTATAACCTCCAGCGGAGGGGCAGAGGGAATCAAAAAACTTCAGGACAATCCCTGTGATTTGATTTTGACCGACCTTCAAATGGAAAAAATGGATGGAATGCAGGTGTTGGACCATGTGAAAAAAAATCACCCCGGTATTCCAGTTTTGATTATTACCGGGTATGGAACGGTAAAAACGGCGGTGGAGGCGATGCAACGGGGTGCATTAGACTATATCACCAAACCCATAGACAACGAGGAATTGAAGCTAATCATCCGAAGGGCCCTCGAGGTTCAAAATATCACCCTGGAGAATAAGACCCTATCCCAAGGGATTAAAAGGAAATTTAGCTTTGAGAGCATCATTGGAAATTCACCCCCATTATTCCTCGTCAAAAAACTGGCTGAAGAGGTTAGTAATACCGGAATGACGGTCTTGATCACGGGAGAAAGCGGAACCGGGAAGGAACTTCTTGCCCAAGCCATTCATTACCGGAGTGACCGGTCCCGTTTTTCAATGGTGCCAATTAATTGTGCCGCCATTCCAGAGACCCTATTGGAAAGCGAACTCTTTGGTTATGAGAAAGGGGCTTTCACTGATGCGAAAATTTCCAAACCCGGCCGAATTCTTCTGGGGAATAAGGGAACCATTTTTTTGGATGAAATTTCGGAAATCAGCCCCAGAACCCAAGTAAAGCTCCTCCGGGTTCTACAGGAAAGAGAAATCGAACCCCTGGGATCTACCCAACCGGTGAAAGTGGATGTCCGGATTATTGCAGCGACCAATAAAGATCTTATGGAGTTAATCAAGCAAGAAAAATTCCGAGAGGACCTATATTACCGGTTAAATGTTTTTCCTCTTCACCTTCCCCCCCTACGGGAGCGGAAAGGGGATGTTCGTATTTTGGCTGAACATTTTTTAGAGAAATTTAATATTGAAATGGGAAAAAGGTTTAAGCATTTTTCCGAAGAAGCGTTAAGAATTCTTGATGATTACCCTTGGCCGGGCAATATCCGTGAACTCCAAAATACCGTAGAACGGGTCCTCCTGACTTGTAAAGGAGAAGTGGTGGAACCCGAGGATTTACCGGATAACCTTGGGCAAATTTTATCCAATTTAATACAGCCGCCTTCTCTTTTATCACTGGGGCTCTCTATAGAAGATATCGAAAAAAGAGTCATCGAAGAGGCTTTGGAAAAAACCCAAGGAAATGTTTCGGATGCCTCAAGGCTTTTGGGTGTAACACGAAATACCCTTCGCTATCGGATTCAGAAATATGGGCTTCAGGGATAA
- a CDS encoding ATP-binding protein, with product MVRISSQQGLKKKFVLALLVAGLLPGIVALFATYLYSKKILTQSIGVNFQEIASAVAKKVEIIINHDIEDAQTLALSPAIRKTLETVLHGKGEGFQSERKGRVQSVLENPAADQFRALERQRKGELEYNNILIADPKGRVVAALRSPEQTFYSETVWFQSSFHKGEGANFVSNLYFDEGRKNYFYDVAVPIWDEKGEEVNGVLKMGIPRDKLLKAILEVRVGKTGHAMLVSSLGNPLICPILPPTDHLINEGLMKQISQPQSSWGVADDDGHGGTDSIVGFAPIAFKRPLDALSLDQNNWYAFIRQHPSESFAPVYSLLTKVGILGFGLVFVISSLGYLVGKQIVKPILLLKERAQAIGQASYSLATQDVQHLNSHHFGERIEVKSSDEIQELAQAFNQMSLALEESLHTIKKQQKELVVKNELASIGQLLAGLTHDLKNPLGIIRSSAQILNDKKEPAKVKKEVGRYIIEEVDRLTYRINDFLRFARPRPPDNKPVHLEKIIERSLWQWAAQGEDYGKIKLIKEISFSLPMVNVDPEHLLEALFNLLNNAREVMPEGGTVTLRVCQNQEGLLEISIQDTGEGIATEDMGKIFDPFFTTKEYGIGLGLTNVKRLIEDNGGRIIVQSQKDQGTTFTILFPPCHETEGVKDDSSQVAHY from the coding sequence ATGGTTCGAATATCCTCCCAACAGGGGCTAAAAAAGAAATTTGTTTTGGCCCTTCTTGTTGCTGGGCTCCTTCCCGGCATCGTCGCTCTTTTTGCAACCTACCTTTACAGTAAAAAAATTCTTACACAATCTATTGGGGTAAACTTTCAGGAAATTGCCTCAGCCGTCGCTAAAAAAGTAGAAATCATTATTAATCATGATATTGAGGATGCGCAAACCTTAGCGCTTTCTCCTGCCATTCGAAAAACCCTTGAAACGGTTCTCCATGGGAAAGGAGAAGGATTTCAGTCCGAAAGAAAAGGGAGGGTTCAATCTGTGCTGGAAAATCCAGCAGCTGACCAATTCCGAGCCCTTGAACGCCAGCGGAAGGGGGAACTTGAGTACAACAATATATTAATTGCTGATCCCAAAGGAAGGGTGGTAGCGGCCCTTCGGAGTCCAGAGCAAACCTTTTATTCCGAAACCGTATGGTTCCAAAGCAGTTTCCACAAAGGAGAGGGGGCAAACTTTGTTAGCAATCTTTATTTTGATGAAGGGAGAAAGAATTATTTTTATGATGTTGCCGTTCCCATTTGGGACGAAAAAGGAGAAGAGGTGAATGGTGTTTTGAAAATGGGAATTCCCCGGGATAAATTGTTGAAGGCCATTTTGGAAGTCCGGGTTGGGAAAACAGGCCACGCCATGTTGGTCAGTTCCCTAGGGAATCCGCTGATCTGTCCTATCCTGCCGCCAACCGACCATTTGATTAATGAAGGATTAATGAAACAAATCTCACAGCCACAGTCTTCATGGGGGGTGGCGGATGATGACGGCCACGGGGGAACGGATTCAATCGTAGGGTTTGCCCCCATTGCCTTTAAGCGACCATTGGATGCTTTAAGCCTGGACCAAAATAACTGGTATGCCTTTATTCGCCAACACCCCAGTGAATCTTTTGCTCCGGTGTATAGTCTCCTGACCAAGGTGGGCATTCTGGGGTTTGGGTTGGTTTTTGTAATCTCTTCTCTGGGATACCTGGTTGGAAAACAGATTGTGAAACCCATTCTTCTCCTTAAGGAACGGGCACAGGCCATTGGACAAGCCAGCTATTCACTGGCCACCCAGGACGTTCAACATTTAAATAGCCACCATTTCGGGGAGCGGATTGAGGTCAAAAGCAGTGATGAAATTCAAGAACTGGCCCAGGCGTTTAATCAAATGTCTCTTGCCCTGGAAGAAAGTCTCCACACCATTAAGAAACAGCAGAAAGAGTTGGTGGTGAAAAATGAACTGGCGTCCATTGGGCAATTATTAGCAGGACTGACCCATGACCTTAAAAATCCCCTTGGTATTATTCGTAGTTCGGCACAAATTTTAAACGACAAGAAAGAACCGGCCAAAGTTAAAAAGGAAGTGGGTCGGTATATTATTGAGGAGGTAGACCGTTTAACCTATCGAATTAATGATTTTTTGCGTTTTGCCCGTCCCCGTCCTCCGGATAACAAGCCCGTCCATTTAGAAAAAATCATCGAACGATCCCTGTGGCAGTGGGCGGCCCAAGGAGAAGACTATGGAAAAATCAAATTAATTAAGGAAATCTCCTTTTCCCTCCCAATGGTCAATGTGGACCCGGAACACCTTTTAGAGGCTCTCTTTAATTTGTTAAACAATGCTCGGGAGGTCATGCCCGAAGGAGGAACGGTTACCCTTCGTGTCTGCCAAAACCAGGAGGGATTGTTGGAAATTTCCATTCAGGATACAGGGGAGGGGATTGCCACGGAGGATATGGGTAAAATTTTTGACCCCTTCTTTACCACCAAGGAATATGGAATCGGGTTAGGCCTGACCAACGTGAAGCGCTTAATCGAAGACAATGGGGGCCGAATCATTGTTCAAAGTCAAAAAGACCAAGGGACGACGTTTACCATTCTTTTCCCTCCTTGTCACGAAACTGAAGGTGTAAAAGATGATTCAAGCCAAGTTGCTCATTATTGA
- a CDS encoding alcohol dehydrogenase catalytic domain-containing protein, whose product MELLKGYYPFTGILGHEFVGRVEKGPKNLLGKRVVGEINAVCHLCWACENGRTAHCENRTVLGIVNRNGAFAEYLSLPSENLYEVPSQIPDDFVVFTEPLAAALEIQEQVHIQKRDLVLIVGDGKLGLLIAQTLFHTGCTLHIMGKHEKKLQLLSDFDILTLKPEDLEERSYDFSIECTGNPEGFLLARKALRPRGTLIMKSTYSSHLNIDASSLVVDEISLVGSRCGPFPKALKMLSEENINLSPMVHHRFPIEQGLKAFEEAQKPGVLKVIVEFK is encoded by the coding sequence CTGGAACTATTAAAAGGGTATTACCCTTTTACCGGAATTCTTGGCCATGAATTTGTAGGAAGGGTCGAAAAAGGTCCAAAAAATCTATTGGGGAAAAGAGTCGTTGGAGAAATTAACGCCGTTTGTCATCTTTGTTGGGCTTGTGAAAATGGAAGGACGGCCCATTGCGAGAATAGGACGGTTTTGGGAATTGTAAATCGGAATGGGGCTTTTGCAGAATATCTTTCCCTTCCCAGTGAAAACCTTTATGAAGTCCCTTCACAAATACCCGATGATTTTGTTGTTTTTACCGAACCCCTTGCGGCCGCATTGGAAATTCAGGAACAGGTTCATATTCAGAAAAGAGACTTGGTTCTCATCGTCGGGGACGGAAAATTGGGTCTTCTGATTGCCCAAACCCTTTTTCACACCGGCTGCACTCTTCATATCATGGGGAAACATGAAAAAAAACTACAACTTCTTTCCGATTTTGACATCCTCACATTGAAACCAGAGGATTTGGAAGAAAGGTCTTATGATTTTTCGATCGAATGTACAGGAAATCCGGAGGGTTTTTTGCTCGCCCGAAAGGCGCTGCGGCCCAGGGGAACACTGATCATGAAAAGTACCTATTCATCCCACCTCAATATCGATGCCTCCTCCTTGGTTGTGGATGAAATTTCTTTGGTAGGATCCCGTTGCGGGCCCTTTCCGAAAGCCTTAAAAATGCTATCCGAAGAGAACATAAACCTTTCACCCATGGTTCATCACCGGTTTCCTATTGAACAAGGACTGAAGGCTTTTGAAGAAGCCCAAAAACCAGGGGTATTAAAGGTAATCGTAGAGTTCAAATAA
- a CDS encoding multidrug efflux SMR transporter: protein MSWFFLLLAILLEVAGTVSMKISHGFTKITPSLFIFIFYGLSFGSLTVALKTINLSIAYALWAGIGTALIAGVGIFWFKEPATSLKLLSLGLIILGVIGLNLGEATQNMR, encoded by the coding sequence ATGAGCTGGTTTTTCCTTTTACTCGCGATCCTATTGGAGGTAGCCGGAACCGTATCAATGAAAATATCTCATGGTTTTACAAAAATAACCCCCTCTTTATTCATTTTCATTTTTTATGGGTTAAGCTTCGGATCATTAACCGTAGCCCTCAAAACCATTAATCTCAGCATTGCCTACGCACTTTGGGCAGGAATTGGAACCGCATTAATTGCTGGGGTGGGAATATTTTGGTTTAAAGAGCCCGCAACCAGCTTGAAACTACTTTCTTTGGGCCTAATTATCCTGGGTGTCATTGGTTTAAACCTGGGTGAAGCGACTCAAAACATGAGGTAG